In Marinitoga hydrogenitolerans DSM 16785, the following are encoded in one genomic region:
- a CDS encoding lipoate--protein ligase family protein — protein MKLYIIESKNTNVYYNLAIEEYLINNTNNNIFIFFWKSKNSLVIGKHQNPWKEINFNFELVKNGEIKIARRISGGGTVFHDLGNLNYSFVSPKNYLNSQEIFEIIIKTLKNMDIDVEKNYKNDLIYKDYKFSGSAFSIKKDKFLHHGTLLINSNLELINETLGKNEKIKTKATESKPSKVINLKEINYCINEEMIKNNIIRETSKYLKLSGIKIATKYFRDESLMEKHKSWEWIYGNTPKFIFKFEDNEFNVENGYITYINSKKLKNPMKFDLMNFENLNYQKV, from the coding sequence ATGAAATTATATATAATCGAATCCAAAAATACGAATGTTTATTATAACTTAGCTATTGAAGAATACTTAATAAACAATACCAACAACAATATTTTTATTTTCTTTTGGAAAAGCAAGAATTCTTTGGTTATAGGAAAACATCAAAACCCTTGGAAAGAAATTAATTTTAATTTTGAATTGGTAAAAAATGGAGAAATCAAAATTGCCAGAAGAATTTCTGGTGGAGGAACTGTTTTTCATGATTTGGGAAATTTAAATTATTCCTTTGTTTCGCCAAAGAATTATTTAAATAGCCAGGAAATATTTGAAATTATAATAAAAACACTTAAAAATATGGATATAGATGTGGAAAAAAATTATAAAAACGACCTGATATATAAAGATTACAAATTTTCAGGTAGTGCTTTTTCAATAAAAAAAGATAAATTTTTACATCATGGAACATTATTAATTAATTCAAATCTTGAATTAATTAATGAAACTCTGGGAAAAAACGAGAAAATCAAAACAAAAGCAACAGAATCTAAACCTTCTAAAGTAATAAATCTTAAAGAAATTAATTATTGTATAAATGAAGAAATGATAAAAAACAATATTATAAGAGAAACATCAAAATATCTAAAATTGTCTGGCATTAAAATTGCTACAAAATATTTTAGAGATGAAAGTTTAATGGAAAAGCATAAATCATGGGAATGGATATATGGAAATACACCTAAATTTATTTTTAAATTTGAAGATAATGAATTTAATGTTGAAAATGGTTATATAACATATATTAATTCAAAAAAATTAAAAAATCCAATGAAATTTGATTTGATGAATTTTGAAAATTTAAATT